The segment AGTTTGCTGATATAGTTTTTCTAAAAGCTCTGTCAATTTTTCCATATATGAGCTAGTTTTTAATACCGTATTTTTTAAGAAGTTCTTGAAACTTTCTCTCTATTTCGTCGTCCTCTGCTTTTTTATTCTTTTTGTTTTCTTTAGAGGAACTTTCTGAGAAAGTAGATTCTATCTGAGTCGATGGATAAGAGGGAGTATTTATTTGAGACGAATTTGTTGAGGTGCCGTGAATGTCGCAGGTTTCAATCGGTTCGGTTCCTTTTATAAAGGCATGCTCTATAATGTTATAACAGGAGTTTGACGGGAGCTTTCCTGATTGAGCACATACTTTGATAAAGGTTATACCATTTGGTATGCTGAAGTCACTGATGGGTGTATCTTTAAGAGCCTTTTCCATGAAATCTTTCCATATTGGAGCTGCAATTCTTCCTCCTGTTGGTTCGTTTTTCCCGAGAGGAGAGCAATCATCATGTCCGACATAGACTGCAGCAACAAGATCAGGCGTAAAGCCAATAAACCATGCGTCTGTGAAATTATTGGTAGTCCCTGTTTTACCTGCACATGGTCTATTTAATTTTGCTCTCACTCCTGTTCCTCTTATTACAACATGTTTCATCATATCTATCATAAGATAGGCCGTCTCGTCTCTTATAACTTTTTCAAGGCTTGGCATGTTTTTCTCAAGGAGTTTTTCATCTTTGTCTCTTACTTCAAGTATTGCAATAGGTTTAATTCTGTATCCACCGTTTGCAATGCAAGCATAAGCAGTTGCCATTTCGATAGGGCTAACCCCTGCGGAACCTAAAGATATAGAAAGATCATTGGGTAGCGGACTTTCTATTCCCATTTTTCTAGCATATTCTATTATCATTTTAGGTCCTATTTGTTGACCTACTTTGACTGCTACTACGTTGTAAGAATGTTCAAAAGCTTCTCTTATAGTGACCCAGCCGTGAAATTTTTCATCATAATTGGAAGGTTTCCAGCCATTAGGAAATTCTATGGGAGAATCTTCCACAAGCGTACTTTCTGTAAAATTGTTATCTAAAGCTGCTGTGTATAATATAGCTTTGAAAGCTGAACCCGGCTGTCTGCGTGCTTGTACTGCTCTATTAAATTGGCTTTTTCTGAAATCCTTGCCACCAACCATGGCTTTTATAAATCCTGTCTTAGGATCTATAGCGATAATAGCTCCTTCTGCAGGAGCTTTGCTTAAAGCTTCTTCGGCGTATCTTTGAAGATCAAGATCTAAAGTGGTATAAACTTTAAGACCTCCTCGATATACTTGATGAGCTCCATATTTTTCTAAAAGTTCTTTAAGAATAAAACTCACAAAATAAGGTGCTTTCCAATTCCTTGCTTCTTGAGGGCTCGAAAAAACTATCGTTTCTTGAAGAGCTTTTTCTGCCTCCTCTCGAGATATGTAACCCAAACTTTCCATTCTTCTTATTACATATCTTGTTCTTGATAAAGCTCTATCTAAATTTCTATAAGGGGAGTAAAGAGCCGGAGCTTTGATAACAGCAGCAAGGAAAGCACATTCTGGAAGGGAAAGTTCCCAAACGTTCTTGGAGAAATAGGTTTTTGCTCCTGCTTGAACTCCATAAGCTCCATGACCCAAATATATTTCATTCAAATAAAGCTCTAATATTCTATCTTTATCATAGGTTTGCTCTATCTTAAATGCTAGCATTATCTCTTTTACTTTTCTTTCTAATGTTCTGCTTGGTGTTAAAAACAGATTTTTAGCTAACTGTTGGGTTATTGTACTTCCCCCTTCGACTATCTTTCTACTTTTAATGTTAGTCCATAATGCTCTTACGATTCCTCTAAGGTTTATTCCTTCGTGGTAGTAAAAATCGCTATCTTCTGATGCCAAAACAGCATAGATTAAATGTTTTGGAATCTTATTTAAAGAGACCCATATCCTGTTTTCTTCAAAAAGGTTAGCGATTACTCTGCCTTTAATATCGTATATATGGGTTGTAAGATTGGGTTCGTATTTTCCTAGAAGTGAAACATCAGGTAGACTCTTGTACCAGAATAGTAGAATTCCCGCAATTGCTCCCAGGCTTATTCCGGCCGTAATAAGGATAGCAATGACTATCGTTTTTATGTTAAAAAGATTCCTTGGGAAAAAAGTTTCTTCTCTTTGTTTTTTTTCTTTTTTTCTTTCTCTCTTTTTCATTGGTATCACCGCTTTTAAGATTATATCATATTTGGCGGAGCCCATTGACATAAGTTCTTTTATTAATATAATCCTACTATGGAAGTGATTGTGAAGTGAGGGAAAGAATAATTTTTGTGCTCTTTTTTTTATGTTTTTTTGCAAATTCTCTCTTTGCTCAGGAAGCTCCGGTAGTGGTGGGAGCTTCTTCTCCTCTTGTAGCTGATCTTGTTAAAAATATAGGAGGTAAACGAGTTGAGATTTTGCTTTTTCCTAATTGGCAAAAGGCAAAGGCCTTTTTTTGGATGGGAAAGGATTTAGAGCCTAAGGTATATGACAGTTTACTAAAAATTAAGGATATTCCTCAGGAAGTATTATTGGGTTTTATTCCTCGTATAGATGGAAATCCTTATGAATATTTTGATGCTCTTGCTGTTAAAAGTTTTATTTACCGAGTATCGAAAGTTCTTAAGCTTTTAGATCTGGCAGGAGAGGGATATTATCAAAGAAATCTTTCGAGATACTCGGTAGCCATAGAAGGGACTTTTAGAGAGGGTAAGTGGAGTATGGCTAGGTTTAAAGAGAAGACTGTCTATACGCTTTCTCCTCACTTTTCGTATCTTCTTAAGGGACTTGGATTAAAGGAGGTGAGGGTGTCATTAGAGAACTTATCTTCAGTGAAAGGTATATTAATAGATGATCCTAAAAATCCATTGAAAGAACCCGTTCCTAAGGGAGTTATTTTAGTTAGGCTTTTAGCAGATTTAAGCGGGGAAGTTAACACTTACTTAGGTCTTATAAAAGAGAATATAGTTGCTTTAAGTCTTGCTTTTTCTCAGTTAATGTAGGAAATTAAGAGAGGGGGTAAGGATA is part of the Synergistota bacterium genome and harbors:
- a CDS encoding PBP1A family penicillin-binding protein, encoding MKKRERKKEKKQREETFFPRNLFNIKTIVIAILITAGISLGAIAGILLFWYKSLPDVSLLGKYEPNLTTHIYDIKGRVIANLFEENRIWVSLNKIPKHLIYAVLASEDSDFYYHEGINLRGIVRALWTNIKSRKIVEGGSTITQQLAKNLFLTPSRTLERKVKEIMLAFKIEQTYDKDRILELYLNEIYLGHGAYGVQAGAKTYFSKNVWELSLPECAFLAAVIKAPALYSPYRNLDRALSRTRYVIRRMESLGYISREEAEKALQETIVFSSPQEARNWKAPYFVSFILKELLEKYGAHQVYRGGLKVYTTLDLDLQRYAEEALSKAPAEGAIIAIDPKTGFIKAMVGGKDFRKSQFNRAVQARRQPGSAFKAILYTAALDNNFTESTLVEDSPIEFPNGWKPSNYDEKFHGWVTIREAFEHSYNVVAVKVGQQIGPKMIIEYARKMGIESPLPNDLSISLGSAGVSPIEMATAYACIANGGYRIKPIAILEVRDKDEKLLEKNMPSLEKVIRDETAYLMIDMMKHVVIRGTGVRAKLNRPCAGKTGTTNNFTDAWFIGFTPDLVAAVYVGHDDCSPLGKNEPTGGRIAAPIWKDFMEKALKDTPISDFSIPNGITFIKVCAQSGKLPSNSCYNIIEHAFIKGTEPIETCDIHGTSTNSSQINTPSYPSTQIESTFSESSSKENKKNKKAEDDEIERKFQELLKKYGIKN